Within Aspergillus oryzae RIB40 DNA, chromosome 2, the genomic segment TGTTGTTcctgttctttctcttcgcagGTCGAGATAATTTTCTTTACTAGTTACACCGGTCTGTTTCTTACCAGTTAATTCTGCTTTGTACAGTAAGGCGTTTAAAAGGAAACATCAGATAAACAAAGAATGCCATGAGTAACCCAACGGAAATTACTCGCCCAAGAAAATAACCGGACTTAGTAAGCTACTCAATTACTGGGAGTGGCATAGACATGAAAATTCACAAATCTGCAACATGTCTATAAAAGGTAGGTAAGAGTGTCAAGTCAAATCAACATGAATTAGACATCATACGCCACCAATTACCCATTGGAAAGAGTTTCAACAAAAgcggaaagaagataaaatcaTATACggtgaaagaaagagactCATAGCTTCTGCATTATCCATCCAAGTAGCTGTCAGACAtgacagaaaagaagggggcgAAGACTTCATTTAATGGAACATAACTGCATTTGGTGAACATAAGAGACTATCTAGGGACCAAATTAAAAGATGTCCCTGGAGTCTCAGCGATCATCATAGAAACAAGGTAAGTGATACCGTGGAGGGGACAATGCGAACATGAGGGtgagagaaaataaaaagggaGAAATTGTAAAAGCAACACATCCTCTCAACATTCCAAGAAACTTTTCAAACAACGTGAATTATTTACTGGCCTTGTTGCTGCTTCCACCGAGGCACCCACTTTCCAGCGCTCTTAGGCTCCTCAGAAGTAGTAGCGGGGGTTTGCGTACGAGAGGGGGGAGTAGAGGAACCGGAGTCGCGAGCACTAGGGGGCACGTAGCGGCTTGGTGCAGCGCCGTTAGAAGGAGGAGCAGCGGGGGCAGCTGCAGAAGCACCGCGGAGATGAGGAGGCACGTAGCCACCGGTCCTACGGGGAGGCTGGGCAGCAGGCTCTTCCTTGGCAGGCTCAGGAGCAGCACCGCCGGCGGCCTCCTTGGCGGCTTGACGCTCTCTCCAGCTAGGTCCGCCACCAGTGCGAGGAGCCAGGTTAAGGCGAGGAGCAGTACGTTCAGGCTCTGCACGAGCGGGCGGCTCTGGGAAACCAGTTTTCCGGGAAGCACGGCGGGCTTCGGCCTCCTCTTCGCGCTGCTTCTGTTTAAGAGCAATCTCATCAAGTTTCCTGTGTGTGAGGTTAGCAACATTTCTCCAACGTCGACAAAGTAGGACACAAGGGATCAAAAACTGTGAActcactttctctcttcttcgcgcttagccttctcctcagccAGAACACGTCTgcgctcttcctccttggcagcacgctcttcttcctcacgCTTGATacgttcctcttcctccttctggcGGCGTTCAGCTTCCTCACGCTCAGCCCTCTCACGGCGCCTGCGGTCCTGCACTTCCTTGATACGTTGCTTCTTCTTAGCCTCGAAGTCTCTCTCGGCAGCCTTGCGACGCCTCTCGAACTCCTCGTGACGCTTCTCGGAGACCTCCTTGCGGAAGTTGTTGAACACAGGTACCAGACGGCTGAGACGGTGCTTGAGAGCAACAGCTTCCTTGTGCTTGTCCTCGGCCTCCTTCAAGGTCTCGGCCTTCAAGGCCTCGTAGAGCTCCATATCACGCTTCTTCTGTGCCTCGTAGTCGGCAGGAATGTGTTTCAACTCCTCGCGACGGAAAGCACGCTCCAGATGGTCAATACGCTTGCCAGTGGTGCGAATACGATCGTTGAgctcgttcttttccttctcgagcTGGGCAAGCTTCATCGCGCGGAGGCGGTTAGCATCGAGGTCCTTGAGATCAACTTCACTGAGGTCAATGCCCTTCACTCCactcttcagctcctcgaTCTGCTTCTTGAGTTCCTGCTCGCGGATACGATCCTGCTCATCCTTgatgcgcttcttctcgcgCTCGCGCTGTTCATCAAGCAGACGctgcttctcagcctcctggagctgctggGTACGGATCCGCTTGCGggtctcctcctctctctgctTACGCTGCAAAGCGTCAGTGGcggcctccttcttcttgtcgatAATAACACGGCGAGCCAAGGTCTCCTCATGCTCCTTGGCAGCACCGGCAGCAGCGCGGGTCTGGGCCGCCTGCTTGGCTTGCAGACGAGCCTCGTGGTACGAGGGATCGACATACATGCACGAAACATGGAGAGTCTTGGCAAGGCGGGTGAGCTGCAGGCGAGCGATCTCAGCAGGGGTGTTCTGCATGCGCTGCACCGAGCCCACCTCGCTTTCCGCAGATCCAGCCGCGCTGCCAGAGTGCAGGGCCTTAGCAGACGAGAACACATCGGTGTCGAAGGTAAGGACACCCGAGATGTGGTCCACCCGGATGGCGAGATCGCCCTTCTTGCAACCGTTCATGATGAACTTCTCGATCATAGCGGGAGTGACCTGGAAGGGATCAGGGAACTGGGCCAGCTCGTACACGAATTTCAGCGAAACGGACTCGTAGACCTGAGACAGCTGCTGGAAGAGACGGGTCAAAATGACCTGCTGCAGAGGTACAACGTACTTCTCCATCTCGGGGTCAGCGCCAATCTGCTTGAGGATGGGGGTAATCTTCTTGCAGATGGACAGGGGGTGGAAGTCGACCTCAAGGATGTTGTAGAGGTCACGGATTTCAGGGCGAGCACGCTTCAGCAGACCCTTGTTGAGAGCATCCTTGAAGAGAACTGCACGGGTGGGAGACTGGGCCATACCCAGGAGGTTGGTGAGGCGAgtgttcttgttcttgcgGACCTCATCCACATCGACCAAGGCGCCGCGAGAGCGAGAGGTGCTAATCACGGGAATGGCAAGAGCAGACAGAAGGACGAAAGAGACGGCCTTGGTCATGTCGGCATCAGTCACGGAagggttctccttcttggtACCCTGACCGGCAGCGAGGGTGGCAGCGGActggcggaggaggttgtaGTAGCGGCTCCAGGCAGCGGCGTGGAAAAGGTAGTTCTCGCTAACCAGGAAGATGCGAGCCAGCTTCTCGTAGTAGTTGGCCATCATGACGTTCTTGGCCGGGCGCTTACTGAGGCTCAGAAGAGTGTGAATATCCTCAATGCTGCGGAAAGCCTCCTGCCAGAGTTCCAACTCAACGGCCACATTCAGCTGCTGGAAACGGGTATCCAAATGGCGCTGAAGAGTGTCGGGATCGCTCAGGTTGATAGCGTGCATCTGAGCAGAATACTTGGCAGCGTTCTGCACATGGTTCCGGAGGAGCTCACAGAGCCTGCGGAATTCCGTCTTGCGGGTGTACTTCAGGCAGAACTGGAAGGCCTGGAGGGCGGTAGTCTGGTACATAACCTCGAGACGAGCATTGTTCTTCAAGATTTCCAGAACGGTCCGGTAGGTCTCCCAGAGGAACTTGAGCCATGGGGTCACGACAGCGCGGTCGGTACGATCACGGGACTGCTCACCGGAAACAGTGGCGAGAAGGATGGTCTCGGGGGTTTCGATGGcttccaaatcctccacGTTGGACGAGGGGGCGGCGGATTCCAACGAAGACTGGATCTCATCGGCCT encodes:
- the tif32 gene encoding putative eukaryotic translation initiation factor 3 subunit EifCa (translation initiation factor 3, subunit a (eIF-3a)); translated protein: MPPPPHIKPENVLKRAQELIAVGQAPAALNVLHEHVTSKRTRSSPIVSLEPVMLLFVELCVDLRKGKAAKDGLYQYKNIAQNTNVATIEVVLKKFIELAEKKVTEAQAKADEIQSSLESAAPSSNVEDLEAIETPETILLATVSGEQSRDRTDRAVVTPWLKFLWETYRTVLEILKNNARLEVMYQTTALQAFQFCLKYTRKTEFRRLCELLRNHVQNAAKYSAQMHAINLSDPDTLQRHLDTRFQQLNVAVELELWQEAFRSIEDIHTLLSLSKRPAKNVMMANYYEKLARIFLVSENYLFHAAAWSRYYNLLRQSAATLAAGQGTKKENPSVTDADMTKAVSFVLLSALAIPVISTSRSRGALVDVDEVRKNKNTRLTNLLGMAQSPTRAVLFKDALNKGLLKRARPEIRDLYNILEVDFHPLSICKKITPILKQIGADPEMEKYVVPLQQVILTRLFQQLSQVYESVSLKFVYELAQFPDPFQVTPAMIEKFIMNGCKKGDLAIRVDHISGVLTFDTDVFSSAKALHSGSAAGSAESEVGSVQRMQNTPAEIARLQLTRLAKTLHVSCMYVDPSYHEARLQAKQAAQTRAAAGAAKEHEETLARRVIIDKKKEAATDALQRKQREEETRKRIRTQQLQEAEKQRLLDEQREREKKRIKDEQDRIREQELKKQIEELKSGVKGIDLSEVDLKDLDANRLRAMKLAQLEKEKNELNDRIRTTGKRIDHLERAFRREELKHIPADYEAQKKRDMELYEALKAETLKEAEDKHKEAVALKHRLSRLVPVFNNFRKEVSEKRHEEFERRRKAAERDFEAKKKQRIKEVQDRRRRERAEREEAERRQKEEEERIKREEEERAAKEEERRRVLAEEKAKREEERKKLDEIALKQKQREEEAEARRASRKTGFPEPPARAEPERTAPRLNLAPRTGGGPSWRERQAAKEAAGGAAPEPAKEEPAAQPPRRTGGYVPPHLRGASAAAPAAPPSNGAAPSRYVPPSARDSGSSTPPSRTQTPATTSEEPKSAGKWVPRWKQQQGQ